The genomic stretch atacactggacccgtgcctgtgttcTTGATATTCTGAAACCactttatttcattacaaataagACGGCAAAAGAGTGTTTAAAACATTACTTTGGTCGAGCTAAAGTTTGATAAATCCAACGTAGACTAGAGTTAGCGAAAATCCAGGTAGGCGCGTTTGACAAATCACAATCTCTTCAACGTTCATTTCATCATCCTGAAGGCCGTGTTGGACAATAGCATCTTGGGTCGTAGATCCGCACAAAAATGATAAGTAGTGTGCGGCAGTGTTGTGGTAAGTTAGTttgcaaaaacattttgaaatatcagTTTTTACTGGTAAAAGAATTAGTCTTGGATTTCTTTATAAACCACCGTCAACGGGTCGACGTCGTGACGATTGTCACACCAATTGAATTGGTGGTCTACTCCCATTATTGACATGAAGGCACACTGATGCATAAACATGAtcacaaaatacttttaaagctCTTTTAAATGTTTACGATATCACAGCTTGTTGATGACTATTTGACTATGAGCATGCTTTATCGCCGGCTGCTCCTGCTACCGACGGACTCCTGCACAAACAAATGGTAAAAAGCATACGATTGGTGATGACGTCATGTCGTCTGATGATTGTTTATTTGCGTCACATCCGCTCATATCTGCGCCTGCGCGTTGTAAAGTTTTTACTGCCAGCGTATTATTTGCTCGTGATGCATAAATCACAGGTGTTCTATTCAGATTATCTTTTAAATCCAGATCCGCTCCATTTGACACTAAGATATTTATTATGCTGACGTCACCACGATGTGCGGCTAAATGTAATGCTGAACATCCCCCAGGAAGTCCATCTGGGGACCCCATAGTAGCGTTCACATCAACCTTAGCCTTTAAACAAAGTTTCACCATTTTTCGCGCCCCTCGTAACACAAAAGCGTGGAACGGCGTCCACCCGTCCACCTCGTGCATAAACACGTCACGTGAGTAATCCTTATTTTGTTTCACTAGCTGTTTCCCGGCATCGTTCAGACTGTCTTCGTCCCTGCGCAGAAGCGCCAGGAGAGTGCAAGCGTCCTGATGTATATCATCTTTGTTCATGGGTTCACACTTCACCATGGAGACGGCACCGTCGGTCGTCGCACGAAAGTATGGgataaatctaaaaatagacaacATGTCATTTGTAAAAGGAAGTATGTAAGAAAAATGGCAGCTAACAGTGCCTTTGACATGTCAATGACATTTGTCTCCTTTAAGATATGTACATTGTAGCTCCATTCATTAAGAACAAATATTACCAATTAAATCACCGTTAATAAATCACCTTTAAAATTATTAGTAAAAATCTAATCGAAAGTCGATACTTTTTGTCAAGTACATTTTCATGGAACACCAAAGGACAGAAAGTTACAGTTAacgtcaaaatgaaaatattttcaagtctAAGAATATATCATCGCGTTGAGGTATGCTGCGTTTCAATTTTCAGAGTACGTGTCAGGTTAAAAGATGTTTAGAACGAAAGGCTGCGCGTAGATTACATTGCAAATACAGAGCTACAATGTTACAGTCAGAAACATTCACTTCAGTTTTCATAGTCCACgtattttttctctcaaattattatttatattcattgaaaCACACGTGCTGGTAAAATAGCTGCTGTCATTTGTGGGCGAAATACTGATACTGGTAAactaaattaaatttgaattaaattgaacttttattccattttaaaCATCAGATTCTGGGGTATGGTACCACCGGTATGCATTTGCATGCACTTATATAACTTTTTAGTACTGGTTTCACAGCTTCTCTTCGTACTATTAAGCAATGGAATAATTGTTTCCATAAAGAAACGGTTGAATAAATGTTACAATCTGAAGTCAATGATGAATCGAATCCTCTTATATTTCTGTTAAGATAGGCACTTGCACTTTTATCTGTCTTAAGACAATTTTTAATATGCATTAAATACAATGCAACACAATTGATACATGTGAAGAGAcgttaataaaatgtttgacaataacaaaataacataaaaaatatcTAGTGTTTACGAAATTATTAGCTtattaatcaatttttatttttaacataaattaattgtaaagcaataataaaatattaaaagacaATATATTTGTGTATGTATTTATCAGTAAcataaattaattgtaaaataattataaatattaaatattatatttgtatttatgtatttatttcattaactAACTGCAAAACAATAATCTTTCAAGTTTACCTCTTAATCAAGAAATACGGTTTCCTATGCATATCCTTTGAGAACTAATCTTTCAATACCAACTTTACAGAGTGAAAGCTGTACTTTCAAATAATCCAATATATACATGCTAACACCACATAACTGCGAAGCGAAACCAATTTACCAATTGTGTACAAAAGAATGGTTCAGTTTATTCCGTTGTTAAGCCGCTATTGAACGCGGCATGTCCTAATTATTAACATTGCCACTTATGTTTAATGGTTGAACAAGAACCCAATACCATATCGATGAAGGTCGATGTATTCATGTAAATATGCGCCAATAAAGTAATCCATTGGTTGCTATAGATTTGTTTGTATgctattaaatttacaaataaatacaaacacgCAACTAAGGATTTTGAAATAGTACATTCTATAGAAAATCTGTGCAACTGAACAGTTTCTAAGgacaattaaataaacatttaacatCGTATTAGAATACAGAACACACAAAGCTTTATTTAGATTTGAGCAATGAGCTCCACATCCATACAACAATCAAGGACATCAAACATggaaacatatttacaaaacatttaaacatagtAACAACTATAAATGTCAAGTAAATGTGTCAGAAGGGACGCACCTTTATGACAGAAtacaaaagatactgactaaaatataaatatgtaactAAGGACGCTGGGTTACAGATACACAGAGCAACAAGCAAACCGAAGactaaatataaaaaagtgaaaagaaaatatctaAGAAAGTCATTCGGAATGTGTCTGGTAAAAGACCCGGGCGTTTCAAGAAGACACAATGTAATAATTGATATGCTAGAATACGCAGCatgatattttcaattatattttttacttCATAAATTGCACTGGATGGGATAACATATAAAAAGTTACTTTCAGTACATGTTCAGACCTTTAGTAACTTGAAATTTATTCCTATATCAATCTATGAAATGaactttaaaatatatgaaaagattattgggaacaataaatatatcttttaaagatttctttaaataattcaaataatttaaCGGTCATTGTTGCACTTGATTGATATTTCTGAACGGTAATTACATTCAAAACAGATTAAATCTGTCTACAGACTAGTGTATTAGGATTAATTGGTTGTCACATATTCTAACCTTAGGTCTAATTATGACACAACGCCGCCTTAATAATCTATTTGTACTTAATATacataaatgttattaaaatacctGGGAACACTTGcaatatatattaaatgaaaaatagtcATACATTTTCTAATTCtgtttcatcttttatttttatctgttaaatttattttcagctacatattgataaataaaaacgTTGCACTGCAATTGTAGATAAGCTTTGTAAATGAATACGATCAAATATACGTAAGATTAGAGACGAAAGGTGAcaatgatataattatatacacCCGCTCGCGCTTTACTGCACAATGTTTTGCAGGagacatgaaaaataatttgCAAATGTAATATTTATGAGCTTTAGTCAGCAGGTTAATATTTTTGGTCCtcttaaattctataaaaaacgTGTTCTTATCAATATACGTATAAGTCTGTTGCAGACTAAGGTATTTAAACCATTTCATAAATCATTTTAAGTTGTGGGTGAGGGCAGAGATTTCATCGCGCATTGCACGGTTACAATTTTTAGTTTAAAGTTATTTATTTCAGCTCATCTTCTCGCGATAAatattatatatgagccgtgccatgggaaaaccaacat from Mercenaria mercenaria strain notata chromosome 16, MADL_Memer_1, whole genome shotgun sequence encodes the following:
- the LOC123541514 gene encoding ankyrin repeat and protein kinase domain-containing protein 1-like isoform X6 gives rise to the protein MVKCEPMNKDDIHQDACTLLALLRRDEDSLNDAGKQLVKQNKDYSRDVFMHEVDGWTPFHAFVLRGARKMVKLCLKAKVDVNATMGSPDGLPGGCSALHLAAHRGDVSIINILVSNGADLDLKDNLNRTPVIYASRANNTLAVKTLQRAGADMSGCDANKQSSDDMTSSPIVCFLPFVCAGVRR
- the LOC123541514 gene encoding ankyrin repeat and protein kinase domain-containing protein 1-like isoform X3; the protein is MHRKPYFLIKRFIPYFRATTDGAVSMVKCEPMNKDDIHQDACTLLALLRRDEDSLNDAGKQLVKQNKDYSRDVFMHEVDGWTPFHAFVLRGARKMVKLCLKAKVDVNATMGSPDGLPGGCSALHLAAHRGDVSIINILVSNGADLDLKDNLNRTPVIYASRANNTLAVKTLQRAGADMSGCDANKQSSDDMTSSPIVCFLPFVCAGVRR
- the LOC123541514 gene encoding ankyrin repeat and protein kinase domain-containing protein 1-like isoform X2; translation: MGILNTSRSLTIYFTRFIPYFRATTDGAVSMVKCEPMNKDDIHQDACTLLALLRRDEDSLNDAGKQLVKQNKDYSRDVFMHEVDGWTPFHAFVLRGARKMVKLCLKAKVDVNATMGSPDGLPGGCSALHLAAHRGDVSIINILVSNGADLDLKDNLNRTPVIYASRANNTLAVKTLQRAGADMSGCDANKQSSDDMTSSPIVCFLPFVCAGVRR
- the LOC123541514 gene encoding ankyrin repeat and protein kinase domain-containing protein 1-like isoform X4, whose translation is MSMLVLSFIPYFRATTDGAVSMVKCEPMNKDDIHQDACTLLALLRRDEDSLNDAGKQLVKQNKDYSRDVFMHEVDGWTPFHAFVLRGARKMVKLCLKAKVDVNATMGSPDGLPGGCSALHLAAHRGDVSIINILVSNGADLDLKDNLNRTPVIYASRANNTLAVKTLQRAGADMSGCDANKQSSDDMTSSPIVCFLPFVCAGVRR
- the LOC123541514 gene encoding ankyrin repeat and protein kinase domain-containing protein 1-like isoform X1; amino-acid sequence: MLRTDFSYNFRQICRIFISRFIPYFRATTDGAVSMVKCEPMNKDDIHQDACTLLALLRRDEDSLNDAGKQLVKQNKDYSRDVFMHEVDGWTPFHAFVLRGARKMVKLCLKAKVDVNATMGSPDGLPGGCSALHLAAHRGDVSIINILVSNGADLDLKDNLNRTPVIYASRANNTLAVKTLQRAGADMSGCDANKQSSDDMTSSPIVCFLPFVCAGVRR
- the LOC123541514 gene encoding ankyrin repeat and protein kinase domain-containing protein 1-like isoform X5, which encodes MVNLRFIPYFRATTDGAVSMVKCEPMNKDDIHQDACTLLALLRRDEDSLNDAGKQLVKQNKDYSRDVFMHEVDGWTPFHAFVLRGARKMVKLCLKAKVDVNATMGSPDGLPGGCSALHLAAHRGDVSIINILVSNGADLDLKDNLNRTPVIYASRANNTLAVKTLQRAGADMSGCDANKQSSDDMTSSPIVCFLPFVCAGVRR